The following are encoded together in the Mesoterricola sediminis genome:
- a CDS encoding GxxExxY protein, whose amino-acid sequence MGRHWGEVDGEDHPHKEITQAIIGEAIEIQKALGHGLLEDPYKVCLAHSLRLAGHKVKREVFLDIEWRGLVGLILSPRASARSSAPPRSNRMLRMRGAIRHCSTDSLFQLLHAPARMGISHYYPRLRTHPSGPRGSP is encoded by the coding sequence ATGGGAAGGCATTGGGGAGAGGTCGACGGGGAGGATCATCCGCACAAGGAGATCACCCAGGCCATCATCGGGGAGGCCATCGAGATCCAGAAGGCTCTGGGGCACGGACTCCTGGAAGATCCCTACAAGGTCTGTCTGGCGCACTCCCTGAGACTGGCCGGCCATAAGGTGAAGCGGGAGGTTTTCCTGGATATCGAGTGGAGGGGGCTTGTGGGCTTGATCCTTTCTCCGCGAGCCTCAGCGAGATCCTCCGCGCCTCCGCGTTCCAATAGGATGCTGCGAATGCGCGGCGCCATCAGGCACTGCAGCACAGACTCACTATTCCAGCTCCTCCATGCTCCGGCACGGATGGGTATTAGCCATTACTATCCTAGATTACGAACACACCCTAGCGGCCCACGAGGATCGCCATGA
- a CDS encoding class I SAM-dependent methyltransferase: MQWFERDFDHPLYFEIYKDKDAEAAVEGPGLAALLALPPGSRVLDLPCGWGRLRPALEAQGYEVVGGDLSPLNLARHAAEHPGALARLDLRALPFRSGCADGVFCAYTSWGYFPTDAENQRQLAEFARVLRPGGVLLLDLAGRGFFLRALATLDGDWYEVEGQYRERVRLSQDGRRFLTDRIMGDQRFQHDIWIPTDAEARAALAAAGLEVEEAFGSWQGAPWNPWAERWIYRAVKQ, translated from the coding sequence GTGCAATGGTTTGAACGTGATTTCGATCACCCCCTCTACTTCGAAATCTACAAGGACAAGGACGCCGAGGCGGCGGTGGAGGGTCCCGGCCTCGCCGCGCTCCTGGCCCTGCCCCCGGGGAGCCGGGTCCTGGACCTGCCCTGCGGCTGGGGCCGCCTCCGGCCGGCCCTGGAGGCCCAGGGCTACGAGGTGGTGGGGGGCGACCTGAGCCCCCTGAACCTGGCCCGCCACGCCGCGGAGCACCCCGGGGCGCTGGCTCGCCTGGACCTGCGGGCCCTGCCCTTCCGCTCCGGGTGCGCGGACGGGGTCTTCTGCGCCTACACCAGTTGGGGCTACTTCCCCACGGACGCGGAGAACCAGCGCCAGCTGGCCGAATTCGCCCGGGTGCTGCGCCCCGGCGGCGTCCTCCTCCTGGACCTGGCGGGCCGGGGCTTCTTCCTCCGGGCCCTGGCCACCCTGGACGGCGACTGGTACGAGGTGGAGGGCCAGTACCGGGAGCGGGTGCGCCTGTCCCAGGACGGACGCCGCTTCCTCACGGACCGGATCATGGGGGACCAGCGCTTCCAGCACGACATCTGGATCCCCACCGACGCGGAGGCCCGGGCGGCCCTGGCCGCGGCCGGCCTGGAGGTGGAGGAAGCCTTCGGATCCTGGCAGGGCGCCCCCTGGAATCCCTGGGCGGAGCGCTGGATCTACCGGGCCGTCAAACAATAG
- the hutI gene encoding imidazolonepropionase, giving the protein MTSRRILTRLAGAVTPDPARPWAVDFIEDAAIASEGGRIAWIGPRRELPAAWRDAPEVDGGGRWAAPGFVDPHTHLLFGGDRSREFNRRLHGETYAQIAEGGGGIRETVRATRSATVEELVALGEARLAKYRAKGVVHLEVKTGYGLELEAESRLLEAYAALRARGWSLDVTLMPAHDIPAEYLGRPDAYIEDVASAWQPELVRRHPGVARFCDVFVERGVFTPEQGRRVLESGKALGLRPRIHADEFCSTGGAELAAEVGAASADHLMFASEAGIRAMAAAGVVPTLLPATTLFLGMKDYAPARAMIQAGCRIALASDFNPGSCACIDPLLVLRLGCLQMRLTFEEAFTAMTLHAALSLDRPDLGHLHPGAQDRVLLWDVKHPLDLVYWMGEAYQPAPAFHG; this is encoded by the coding sequence ATGACCAGCCGACGCATCCTGACCCGTCTCGCCGGGGCCGTGACCCCGGATCCCGCCCGGCCCTGGGCGGTGGATTTCATCGAGGACGCCGCCATCGCCTCGGAGGGCGGACGGATCGCGTGGATCGGCCCCCGGCGGGAGCTTCCCGCGGCGTGGCGGGACGCCCCGGAGGTCGACGGCGGCGGACGCTGGGCGGCCCCCGGCTTCGTGGATCCCCACACCCACCTGCTCTTCGGCGGGGACCGCAGCCGCGAGTTCAACCGGCGCCTCCACGGGGAGACCTACGCCCAGATCGCCGAGGGCGGCGGCGGCATCCGCGAGACGGTGCGCGCCACCCGGTCCGCGACGGTGGAGGAGCTCGTCGCCCTCGGCGAGGCCCGCCTGGCCAAGTACCGCGCCAAGGGCGTCGTCCACCTGGAGGTGAAGACCGGCTACGGGCTCGAGCTCGAGGCCGAGTCGCGCCTCCTGGAGGCCTACGCCGCCCTGCGCGCGCGGGGCTGGAGCCTGGACGTGACCCTCATGCCCGCCCACGACATCCCCGCCGAGTACCTGGGCCGGCCCGACGCCTACATCGAGGACGTGGCCTCGGCCTGGCAGCCCGAGCTGGTCCGGCGCCATCCCGGCGTGGCGCGCTTCTGCGACGTGTTCGTGGAGCGCGGCGTCTTCACGCCGGAACAGGGCCGCAGGGTGCTGGAATCCGGCAAGGCCCTCGGGCTGAGACCCCGCATCCACGCCGACGAGTTCTGCTCCACGGGCGGCGCCGAGCTCGCCGCGGAGGTGGGCGCCGCGAGCGCGGACCACCTCATGTTCGCCTCGGAGGCCGGCATCCGGGCCATGGCCGCGGCGGGCGTGGTGCCCACCCTGCTCCCGGCGACGACCCTCTTCCTGGGCATGAAGGACTACGCGCCCGCCCGGGCCATGATCCAGGCGGGATGCCGGATCGCCCTGGCCTCCGACTTCAACCCGGGCTCCTGCGCCTGCATCGATCCCCTCCTGGTGCTGCGCCTGGGCTGCCTCCAGATGCGCCTCACCTTCGAGGAGGCCTTCACGGCCATGACCCTCCACGCCGCCCTCAGCCTGGACCGCCCCGACCTCGGCCACCTGCACCCGGGCGCCCAGGACCGCGTCCTCCTGTGGGACGTCAAGCACCCCCTGGATCTGGTGTACTGGATGGGCGAGGCCTACCAGCCCGCGCCCGCGTTCCATGGGTGA